accactcagaccccacccgggtggccccacagccccttcctgactggtggcggtggggcagtcatgttggggggggtcctgcctcaagcaagagcaggctgaggaagggtcagaggcctggggggccgatcacgtcaccaacctgggtccaagcgggctggctgggatgtggagaaccggggcagggccctgctgcccgaggtggcgcccatgccctagggtgtgtctcttgcctcccgggtgactgagatgaccaaggtcccagtctgatcaggcagcagacggtcgagtggggcagaagcaggagtggtcctggccaggcagggctctgagacctccgggccgggccggctgccggtcactgtcattgcagagccagacaccgcaggatccggggaaccaggacactcatgccagctccccaagtgaggggctggtgtgccacactgtggaaggccagcacaggctccggaagagtctgggtatgaagggctccccaccaccacggcctcctgcccagacatcgcccaggtctctccccaggatcttgcccagggctgaggggcagctcagcacccccggctctgacctggagcaccgggcccaccacccggggattcaggtagagggccaggagccccccgaagcagagcccaaaggtgagaagggcagggccggtgcgggtgtgtaggtgagggagggcggagggctgggccacacagggaggcattcccaaagtctgctgttgggaccagaacaaagactggcctcagaccacctgtctggaagaattcagtcacacaacaagtgcctgtgggcacttgctcggtgggagctgtctgcaaagctctgggaagatttctgtccttgaaaaggcacgtggaaagggaggcatgtgggtacctttttccaggttgtgcctgagcacaaccactagacttaaagctctctccacgtccaacagttacaggtccagagcaggcaggggcaggggaagacgccagagaacaaacacaggaccaccagggtccagcaggagaccgcgaactccctccagctgctcctgctgaacatgaagatcctgctgctccagctgcatatgaagagcctgccattcctgctgatctagctgctcctgaagagcccgccgttcctgctgatctagccgctcctgaagagcccgccgctcctgaacagcctgccgctcctgctgatctagccgctcctgaagagcctgcctctcctgaagagcctgcctctcctgctgatctagccgctcctgaagagcccgccgctcctgaagagcccacggctcctgaacagcctgccattcctgaagagcctgcctctcctgaagagcctgcctctcctgctgatctagccgctcctgaagagcccgccgctcctgaagagcctgccgctcctgctgatctagccgctcctgaagaacctgccgttcctgctgatctagccgatcctgaagagcctgcagctcctgaagcgcctgccattcctgaagagcccacagctcctgaagagcccgccactcctgctcatctagccgctcctgaagagcctgcagctcctgaagagcctgccgctcctgctgatcttgccactcctgaagagcctgcagctcctgaagcgcctgccattcctgaagagcccacagctcctgaagagcccgccactcctgctcatctagccgctcctgaagagcctgcagctcctgaagagcctgccgctcctgctgatcttgccactcctgaagagcctgcagctcctgaagcgcctgccattcctgaagagcccacagctcctgaagagcccgccactcctgctcatctagccgctcctgaagagcctgcagctcctgaagagcctgccgctcctgctgatcttgccactcctgaagagcctgcagctcctgctgatcttgccactcctgaagagcctgctgctcctgctgatcttgctgctcctgagaagcctgcagttcctgcacctgcacctgggccgctgggcagtggagaaccattttaagcatcatcaccccctagggctgtgccccctctgcaccctcctacaccttctccaaaatcccaccataaatcccctcccctacccgaagttgacttccctacccctgaatttgcttttgttttgtttttctttagtttcgtttatttgttttacatcatttatggcatcctatatttttcaattttccacctcctttaataaaatacagatttttttcccttctaaattgtgcatttcaggaacattaagtgcattcccatgctgtccgaccatcactatcatgtagttttatgctctttacgctatttatgcctgtgaagtacatcccaccacggcctcaaacccctcctctggacactcctgggcatgcacactcctgggcctgcacactcctggatctgtacactcctgggccttccctggcatgggccttctctggccctggcttgcacactactgggcctgcacactccaggacatgcacaatcttgagcctgaacacacctggacctgtatactcctgattttgcacactcctgggcctgaacactgctgggcctgcacagccccaggcctgtacaattctgggcctgcacactcttgtctctgcacactctggagtctgcacacgcctgggcctgcacactcctggtcctgcacactcctggacctacacaatgttgggcctgcccacacctgggcctgtatacaaatggacctgcacactcctgtgtcttatccctcctgtgtctgcacacccctgggcttGAACACggctgggccggccctctcctaggcctgcacactcctgggcctgtacacgcctgcacctgttccctccgtTACCTACACACTGCTGTGCCAACACTCTcccaggcctgtacactcctgggcctgtcccggcctgagcctgcacccctctgggcctgcacactcctctgtctgcacactactgggccttccctctcttgggcctgcccctcctgggcctgcacacacatgggcctactctctcctgagcctaaaccctcctgtgtatgcacacaaatgggcctgctccctcctgtggctgcacactccagggcctggacattcctgggcctgctccctccagtgccttcacactcttgggcctgcacactcctgggcctgctcgatcctgtgcctacacactcctgggcttgtacacacatgggcctgcagactcctgtgccagcacactcctgggcctgcacacccttgggcctgcacactcatgggcctgcacacacatgggcctactctctcctgggccttaaCCCACTTGTGTATGCACActactaggcctgcacactcctgggcctgcacactattgggcctgccctgtcctgggcctggcacacacatgggcctactctctcctgggcctaaaccctcctgtgtatgcacagtaatcggcctgcacactcctgagcctgcacactccttggcctgctctctcctgcgcctgcacactcctggtcctgcacactcctcggcctgtacactcctcggtcttcacactcctaggcctgcacactcctggacctgccctctccttggcaggacctcaacatttcttccgtctcctttgcctgcacgctcctggtcctgcacaatcctgggactgctccatccagtgcctgcacactcctggacctgccttctccttggccggccctcaacagaactgccctctcctttgtctgcacactcctgggcctggacacacctgggcctgcccccaactgtcctgccctctgctgtgtctgcacacccctaagcctgcacactcatgtgcttgctccatcctgtgcctgcacactcctgtgtttgaacactcctgtgcatgcatactcctggccttccctcccctgggaatgcagacacctgggcctgcacactcctggacctgctctcacctgggcctgcacccacttcggccggcccgcTCCTcgtcctgcacattcctgggcctgctctctcctgtgcctccacactcctgggcctgcacactcctgggcgtgcacactcctgtgtctgcagactccgggactccacactcctgggcctatacactcctggtcctgcccactcatggggctgcacacaactgtgtctgccctctcctgggtctgcacactactgggcctgtacattcctggcctgctccctcctgtgcctccacacaattgggcctgcacactcctgggcctgcagtgTCAagagcctgcacactcatgggcctgccttctcctgagcCCACACAAtacctcgtctgcacactcctgggcctgcacacggctgggctggccctctcctaggcctgcccccaattcggccgaccctctcctgaacctgtacattcttgggccttcacactactgggcctgctcccacttgtgcctgcacacacctgggactgcacactcctcggcctgctccctcctgtgcctgcacagtcctgagcatgcgcactcctgggcctgcacaatcctggatctgtacactcctgggccttccctggcatgggccttctctggcctgggcttgcacactacagggcctgcacactcctggattgcacacacctgggcctgcacactcctcggtctgctccctcctgtgcttgcacactcctgggcctgcacactcctttacctgctccctcctgtgactgcatactcatgggcaagcacagtcttcggCCTACACAACACTGGCCCTGCCGTACCCAGGAAAGCGCCCCCTTGTCCGACACTCTCACaaccctgcacactcctggggctgcacaatacagggcctgtacgcatctatccctacacactcctaggcctgcaaaatcctgggtctcctccctactgtacctacacactcctgggcctacacaatccagggcctgcagactcctgggactgcacacaccagggcctgcactctcctggacctgtgcacaactgggcctgcacgaacattggcctgaacactcctgggcctgacttctcatgggcccacacaatccctcgtctgcacactcatgggcctgccctctgcatggcgtgcacggtactgggactccccattcctgtaCCTgaacactcatgggcctgccctctcctgggcctgcacactctggagcctgccctcacctggttccgcacactactgggactgcacactactgggcctgcacactgctgggcctgcacagcactTCGCCTGTAAACACTTGGGCCTGAACATACCTGTCTcagcacactctggtgtctgcacactccagggcctgcacgaacctaggcttggacactactgggcctgcacactgctcgaactgcacacacACGGGCcggcacacaacaggacctgcacaatcttgggcattaacacacctgggcctgtatactcctgattctatacactccagggcctgacagccctgggcatgcatactcctgggcctgcacactccagggtctgtaccctcttaggcctgccctggcctgggcctgcaccctccttggcctgcacactcctctgtctgcacactcctgggcctgcacaaggttgggcctgcacacacctgggcctgtatactcctggatctgcacactcctgtgactgatccctcctgtgtctgcacactcctgggcctgcacactgctgggcctgccctctcctgggcccgcacaatccctcgagtgcacactcagggcctgcacactcatgggccttccctcccctgggcctgcctccaattcgcccggccctctcctggacctgcacacacctgggcctgcacactcctggacctgctcacacctcggcctgcatgaacctgggcttgtacactcctgggcctgttaccacctatgcctgtgcacagctaggcttgttcccatctgtgccggcacactcctggggctacacacggattgaaatgcgcagccctaggcctgtacaatactgggcctgcactctcctgtctctgcacactccggtctgcacactccttggcctgcacactcctgagcgtactccctcctgtgccggcacactcctgggcctgctcccacctatgccgacacacttctgggcctgtccctcttgtgccgtcacaatcctgggactgcacactcctgtctctgcacactccagtgtctgcacactcctggccctgcacactcctggccctgtacacctctgcacctgttccctcctttacctgcacactgctgtgccgacactctCCCGGGCCTgaactctcctgggccttccctggcctggacctgcaccctccttggcctgaacactcctctgtctgcacactcctgggcctgcacaatcctgggcctgcaaaccctagggcctgcacacacatcggcctgtacactccagggcctgcaaaaTCCAGGGCCTGACTTGGCCtgagcctgcaccctccttgtattgcacactcctctgtctgcacattcttgggcctgcatacttcttgccctgcacattgctgggcctgccttatcctgggcccgtacaatccctcgtgtgcactctcctgggcctgcacactcctgggcctgcactctcctggattgcacactcatgggcctgcacactccaggacatgcacaatcttgagcctgaacacacctgggcctgtatactcctgattttgcacactcctgggccagaacactgctaggcctgcacagccctaacctgtacattcctgggcctgcacacccctgtctctgcacactccggagtctgcacacgcctggggctgcacactcctgggcctgtacactcctgggcctacacactcctgggggtgctcactgcttggcctgcacactcctgggcctgcacattcgagggcctgcactctcctgggactgcacacacctgggcctgcatgctcctggacctgcgcacacctgggcctgcacgaacctgggcttctacactcctgggcctgcacactcctgtacatgctcactcctgggactgtataatcctgggcaagcacagtcttgacctacacacccctggccctgtcctttcccgggccagcccccacttcggccgaccctctcatggaccagcacactcctggcgctgcacactccagggcctgctcgcatctgtccctacacactccttcgtctgcaaactcctgggcctgctccctcctgtacctacacactcctgggcctgca
The sequence above is a segment of the Vicugna pacos chromosome 21, VicPac4, whole genome shotgun sequence genome. Coding sequences within it:
- the LOC140687914 gene encoding uncharacterized protein, producing MGATSGSRALPRFSTSQPARLDPAAQVQVQELQASQEQQDQQEQQALQEWQDQQELQALQEWQDQQERQALQELQALQERLDEQEWRALQELWALQEWQALQELQALQEWQDQQERQALQELQALQERLDEQEWRALQELWALQEWQALQELQALQEWQDQQERQALQELQALQERLDEQEWRALQELWALQEWQALQELQALQDRLDQQERQVLQERLDQQERQALQERRALQERLDQQERQALQERQALQEWQAVQEPWALQERRALQERLDQQERQALQERQALQERLDQQERQAVQERRALQERLDQQERRALQEQLDQQEWQALHMQLEQQDLHVQQEQLEGVRGLLLDPGGPVFVLWRLPLPLPALDL